One window of the Cryptomeria japonica chromosome 7, Sugi_1.0, whole genome shotgun sequence genome contains the following:
- the LOC131052892 gene encoding uncharacterized protein LOC131052892 produces MTETRNLGPGNMIKVYDNHSWKAGRVVKVLPRRLFVVKLMESLLQRKYHISVIRAQLFLHSERWLHNDQVGRDHFLKMGFWLKKKSHMENRFVESNAKTNAGYNEHEHDDNKLGTKYLKRKAGNEVPCGYQADILKTEDASQERSAVKRFRYEEALPVQENIECSVASSSSSNEVDYVLHSDKKNSKHELEISAYRSTMRAFYASGCLSWERETLLTNLRHELCISDDEHSSELSRLC; encoded by the exons ATGACAGAAACAAGAAACTTGGGTCCAGGGAATATGATTAAAGTATATGATAATCATTCATGGAAGGCGGGTAGAGTTGTCAAAGTTTTACCTCGAAGATTATTTGTTGTAAAATTAATGGAATCATTACTACAGAGGAAATATCATATATCTGTTATCCGTGCTCAGCTGTTTTTGCACAGTGAAAGATGGCTGCATAATGACCAG GTTGGTAGAGACCATTTCTTGAAAATGGGATTTTGGCTCAAGAAGAAGTCACATATGGAAAATCGATTTGTGGAATCTAATGCAAAAACAAACGCTGGATACAATGAACATGAACATGATGACAACAAACTTGGAACAAAGTATCTAAAAAGAAAGGCAGGCAATGAAGTCCCATGCGGCTATCAAGCAGATATTTTGAAGACAGAAGATGCTTCTCAGGAAAGGAGCGCAGTTAAGAGGTTTAGGTATGAAGAAGCTTTGCCTGTGCAAGAAAACATTGAGTGTTCTGTAGCTAGTAGTAGCAGTAGCAATGAGGTAGATTATGTGTTACATTCTGATAAGAAGAATTCAAAGCACGAATTAGAAATTAGTGCATACCGCTCCACAATGAGAGCTTTTTATGCTTCTGGGTGTTTAAGTTGGGAACGAGAAACCTTGCTGACAAATCTTCGTCATGAATTGTGCATTTCTGATGATGAGCATTCATCTGAGTTGTCACGTTTGTGCTAA